One Paracoccaceae bacterium genomic region harbors:
- a CDS encoding acyl--CoA ligase, with amino-acid sequence MLSIHAEGAPPALPAAMNLAAHVLAGATAHPERSALQLVGPQRAERWSYARLVAAVRGCGAALLAQGLAPGDRVLMRLGNTPDFPVVFLGAIAAGLVPVPTSAQLTAAEVEKLVPVIGPRLIVAGPGVAVPGVVPCPVLASDALRGAEDRAPCDWAMGPPDRLAYIVFTSGTSGRPSAVMHAHRAIIARTMMRDGWEGLGQGDRLMHAGAFNWTYTLGTGLMDPWAAGATALIPLPGTEPAQLPLLLKRHDATIFAAAPGVFRPMLRAGLPALPRLRHALAAGESLSPDLRAEWRAATGTDIHEALGMSEISTFVSGSPARPAPEGHAGFPQPGRRVAVLDDAGMPVPVGQPGVLAIDRRDPGLFMGYLGDAAATAARFRDTWFVTGDRVAMQPDGAIAYLGRDDDMMNAGGFRVSPLEVETAAAGFPGLAEAAAVEHAVRPGVSVIALAYSGLAPLDETALETHLAQRLARYKQPRLFRHLPALPRTANGKLNRRAVRDLLKDPAP; translated from the coding sequence ATGCTGTCGATCCACGCCGAAGGCGCCCCGCCCGCCCTGCCCGCCGCAATGAACCTGGCCGCACATGTGCTGGCCGGGGCCACCGCGCACCCCGAACGGTCGGCGCTGCAGCTGGTCGGCCCGCAGCGCGCCGAACGCTGGAGCTATGCGCGCCTCGTGGCGGCGGTGCGCGGCTGCGGCGCGGCGCTGCTGGCGCAGGGGCTGGCTCCGGGCGACCGGGTGCTGATGCGGCTGGGCAATACGCCCGATTTTCCGGTGGTCTTTCTGGGGGCGATCGCGGCCGGGCTGGTGCCGGTGCCCACCTCGGCCCAACTGACGGCGGCCGAGGTGGAAAAGCTGGTTCCGGTGATCGGCCCCCGCCTGATCGTGGCGGGGCCGGGGGTGGCGGTGCCAGGCGTCGTGCCCTGTCCGGTGCTGGCCTCCGACGCCCTGCGCGGCGCCGAGGACCGCGCACCCTGCGACTGGGCGATGGGGCCGCCGGACCGGCTGGCCTATATCGTCTTCACCTCGGGCACCTCGGGGCGCCCGTCGGCGGTGATGCACGCGCATCGCGCGATCATCGCCCGGACCATGATGCGCGACGGTTGGGAGGGGCTGGGACAGGGCGACCGGCTGATGCATGCGGGCGCGTTCAACTGGACCTACACACTGGGCACCGGCCTGATGGACCCCTGGGCAGCGGGGGCAACGGCGCTGATCCCCCTGCCGGGAACCGAGCCCGCGCAACTGCCGCTGCTGCTGAAACGCCATGATGCCACGATCTTTGCGGCGGCGCCCGGGGTGTTCCGGCCGATGCTGCGGGCAGGTCTTCCCGCGCTGCCGCGCCTGCGCCACGCCCTTGCGGCGGGCGAAAGCCTGTCGCCCGACCTGCGCGCGGAATGGCGGGCGGCCACGGGGACGGACATCCACGAGGCGCTGGGAATGTCAGAGATCTCGACCTTCGTGTCCGGCAGCCCGGCGCGGCCCGCGCCCGAGGGCCACGCGGGCTTTCCCCAGCCCGGCCGGCGTGTTGCCGTGCTTGACGATGCCGGGATGCCGGTGCCGGTGGGCCAGCCCGGCGTGCTGGCCATCGACCGGCGGGACCCCGGCCTGTTCATGGGATACCTGGGTGATGCTGCCGCCACGGCCGCGCGGTTTCGCGACACATGGTTCGTGACAGGTGACCGGGTGGCCATGCAGCCCGATGGCGCCATCGCCTATCTGGGGCGCGACGACGACATGATGAACGCGGGCGGGTTCCGCGTGTCGCCGCTGGAGGTCGAGACGGCGGCGGCGGGGTTTCCGGGGCTGGCAGAGGCGGCGGCGGTGGAACATGCCGTGCGCCCCGGTGTCAGCGTGATCGCGCTGGCCTATTCCGGGCTCGCCCCGCTTGACGAGACGGCGCTGGAAACCCACCTTGCCCAACGTCTGGCGCGCTACAAGCAGCCGCGCCTTTTTCGTCATCTTCCCGCCCTGCCCCGCACCGCGAACGGCAAGCTGAACCGCCGTGCCGTGCGTGACCTGCTGAAGGACCCCGCGCCATGA
- a CDS encoding ABC transporter substrate-binding protein, translating into MYGEPALPPDFVSLPHVNPDAPKGGRVVFAEAGGFDSLNPFIVKGRAPASVTQFTVETLLGRSYDEPFTLYGLLAESVETDEARNWVEFTLRQEARFADGSPVTVEDVLWSMEILGTKGAPRFAAAWEAVEKAEATGPRSVRFTFSTDNRELPLIIGLRPILQKAQWAGRDFAESGLVAPVGSGPYRVKSFEPGRFIVFEKRDDWWGAGLPFYRGQHNIAEIRIDYFGDGGVVFEAFKAGVVDSYRETNAARWDNRYDFDRVRSGEVVKSLIPHRRPSGIEGLAMNTRKPFFADWRVRQAMIEAFNFELINLTLTGGVQPRIQSYFSNSVLGMAVGQPAQGREAELLAPFATELPPGTLEGYALPVSDGSEANRRGIRAATALLEEAGWTTGPDGLLRNAGGEPFGFEILLQNGQDEMIAIANIYIEALKRLGMQVRVTSVDSAQYVQRTNAYDFDMTHYVRSLSLSPGTEQKLYWSSRAGREPGTRNWMGVDEPAADAMIDTLLSATGSEDFVAATRALDRVLTAGRYVIPIWFSDTGRIAHHRRLRFPDRLPIYGDWIGFQPEVWWVQE; encoded by the coding sequence ATGTATGGCGAGCCCGCGCTCCCACCGGATTTTGTGTCGCTGCCGCATGTGAACCCCGATGCGCCGAAGGGCGGGCGGGTCGTGTTCGCGGAAGCGGGGGGGTTCGACTCGCTCAACCCCTTCATCGTGAAGGGCCGCGCGCCCGCCAGCGTGACCCAGTTCACCGTCGAGACGCTGCTGGGGCGCAGTTACGACGAACCCTTCACGCTTTACGGGCTGCTGGCCGAATCGGTCGAGACCGACGAGGCACGGAACTGGGTGGAATTCACCCTGCGGCAGGAGGCCCGATTCGCTGACGGCAGCCCTGTGACCGTGGAAGATGTTCTGTGGTCGATGGAAATTCTGGGCACCAAGGGCGCACCACGCTTCGCCGCCGCCTGGGAAGCGGTGGAGAAAGCCGAGGCGACAGGACCGCGCAGCGTGCGCTTCACCTTCAGTACCGACAACCGCGAGCTTCCGCTGATCATCGGACTGCGCCCGATCCTGCAGAAGGCGCAGTGGGCGGGACGGGATTTCGCCGAGTCGGGGCTGGTGGCACCGGTGGGGTCCGGTCCCTACCGGGTAAAGTCGTTCGAGCCCGGCCGCTTCATCGTCTTCGAGAAGCGCGATGACTGGTGGGGCGCGGGTCTGCCGTTCTACCGTGGCCAGCACAACATCGCCGAGATCCGCATCGACTATTTCGGCGATGGCGGGGTGGTGTTCGAGGCCTTCAAGGCGGGCGTTGTCGACAGCTACCGCGAGACCAACGCGGCCCGCTGGGACAACCGCTACGACTTTGACCGGGTGAGATCGGGCGAAGTGGTGAAGTCGTTGATCCCGCATCGCCGCCCCTCGGGGATCGAGGGGCTGGCGATGAACACGCGCAAGCCGTTCTTTGCCGACTGGCGTGTGCGGCAGGCGATGATCGAGGCGTTCAACTTCGAACTGATCAACCTGACCCTGACCGGCGGCGTGCAGCCGCGCATCCAGAGCTATTTCTCGAACTCGGTCCTCGGCATGGCGGTCGGGCAGCCCGCGCAGGGGCGAGAGGCCGAACTGCTGGCCCCGTTCGCCACCGAACTGCCGCCCGGCACGCTGGAGGGCTATGCGCTGCCCGTTTCGGATGGGTCCGAGGCCAACAGGCGCGGCATCCGGGCGGCGACCGCCCTGCTGGAAGAGGCAGGCTGGACCACCGGACCGGACGGGCTGCTGAGGAATGCCGGCGGTGAGCCCTTTGGCTTCGAGATCCTGCTGCAGAACGGGCAGGACGAGATGATCGCCATTGCCAACATCTACATCGAGGCGCTGAAACGGCTGGGGATGCAGGTGCGGGTGACCAGCGTGGACAGCGCGCAATATGTCCAGCGGACCAATGCCTATGACTTCGACATGACGCATTACGTGCGGTCGCTGTCGTTGTCGCCCGGAACCGAGCAAAAGCTCTACTGGTCGTCGCGCGCCGGCCGGGAACCCGGCACACGCAACTGGATGGGGGTGGACGAACCCGCCGCCGACGCGATGATCGACACGCTGCTTTCGGCCACCGGCAGCGAGGACTTCGTGGCGGCGACCCGCGCGCTGGACCGGGTGCTGACGGCCGGGCGCTATGTGATCCCGATATGGTTCTCGGATACCGGCCGGATCGCGCATCACAGGCGGTTGCGTTTTCCGGATCGTTTGCCGATCTACGGTGACTGGATCGGGTTCCAGCCCGAGGTCTGGTGGGTTCAGGAATGA
- the mazG gene encoding nucleoside triphosphate pyrophosphohydrolase, translating to MQDDELIRNGGGRTERLLAIMARLRDPARGCPWDLVQDFATIAPYTIEEAHEVADAIDRQAWDELPGELGDLLLQVVFHAQIARDRGLFGFADVVQSIADKMVTRHPHVFGSDSRDKTPDQQTADWEALKAAERGAARTLDGVAMGLPALTRAVKLQNRAARVGFDWPSTAEVVDKIAEEARELVEAREHLDESEIAEEFGDLLFVMANLARHLKVDPEAALRAANAKFTRRFRRIEDWLAEDGRRPEHSDLTEMDALWDRAKAEERQG from the coding sequence ATGCAGGACGATGAACTGATCCGGAACGGCGGCGGCCGCACCGAGCGGCTGCTGGCGATCATGGCCCGCCTGCGCGACCCCGCACGGGGCTGCCCCTGGGACCTTGTGCAGGACTTCGCGACCATCGCCCCCTACACGATCGAGGAGGCGCATGAGGTGGCCGACGCCATCGACCGGCAGGCCTGGGACGAACTGCCGGGGGAACTGGGCGACCTGCTGCTGCAGGTGGTCTTCCATGCGCAGATCGCACGGGACCGGGGCCTGTTCGGCTTTGCGGATGTGGTGCAGTCGATCGCGGATAAGATGGTGACGCGCCATCCGCATGTCTTCGGCAGCGACAGCCGCGACAAGACGCCCGACCAGCAGACCGCCGACTGGGAGGCCCTGAAGGCGGCCGAGCGGGGTGCGGCGCGCACGCTTGACGGGGTCGCCATGGGACTGCCCGCGCTGACCCGGGCGGTCAAGCTGCAGAACCGCGCGGCGCGCGTCGGGTTCGACTGGCCATCGACAGCCGAGGTCGTCGACAAGATTGCCGAGGAAGCCCGCGAACTGGTCGAGGCACGGGAGCATCTGGACGAGTCCGAGATTGCCGAGGAATTCGGCGACCTTCTGTTCGTCATGGCGAACCTTGCGCGCCACCTGAAGGTTGATCCCGAGGCGGCGCTGCGCGCGGCGAACGCCAAGTTCACCCGCCGATTTCGCCGGATCGAGGACTGGCTGGCCGAGGACGGGCGGCGCCCGGAACACAGCGACCTGACCGAGATGGACGCGCTATGGGACCGCGCCAAGGCCGAGGAACGGCAAGGATAG
- a CDS encoding amidohydrolase: MPVLNRIAAMTDTMTAWRRHLHAHPELKFSCHGTAAFIAERLREIGVDELHQGIAESGIVAIIEGQGPGQTIGLRADMDALPIPEATGAAHASTVPGAMHACGHDGHVTMLLGAAAYLAETRRFSGRVALIFQPAEEDGGGGEVMVREGIMDRFCIDRVFGIHNAPNVPFGQFLTTPGPLMASVDTATVRVTGKGGHGATPHECVDPVVAVVAMVQAMQTIIPRNVHALEEAVISVTQIHAGTASNIIPETAWFCATIRAFSPDVRALLKRRVQEIVAGHAAAFGVTADLDYDWGYPATVNDAAEADFAAAAAADVVGEAQVNASAPREMGSEDFSYMLEARPGAYLFLGTGPGAGLHHPAYDFNDEAAPIGASFFARLVERAQPPA; this comes from the coding sequence ATGCCCGTCCTGAACCGCATCGCCGCGATGACCGACACGATGACCGCCTGGCGGCGGCATCTGCACGCCCATCCCGAACTGAAGTTTTCCTGTCACGGCACCGCCGCCTTCATCGCCGAGCGGCTGCGCGAGATCGGCGTGGACGAGTTGCATCAGGGCATCGCCGAAAGCGGGATCGTGGCGATCATCGAGGGCCAGGGACCGGGCCAGACCATCGGGCTGCGTGCCGACATGGATGCGCTGCCGATCCCCGAGGCGACGGGGGCCGCCCATGCGTCGACCGTGCCGGGGGCGATGCATGCCTGCGGCCATGACGGGCACGTCACGATGCTGCTGGGCGCCGCCGCGTACCTGGCCGAAACGCGCCGCTTCTCGGGCCGCGTCGCGCTGATCTTCCAGCCCGCCGAGGAGGACGGCGGCGGCGGCGAGGTCATGGTGCGCGAGGGCATCATGGACCGCTTCTGCATCGACCGGGTGTTCGGTATCCACAACGCGCCCAACGTGCCCTTCGGCCAGTTCCTGACGACGCCCGGGCCGCTGATGGCCTCGGTCGATACCGCGACCGTGCGGGTTACCGGCAAGGGCGGGCACGGTGCCACGCCGCATGAATGCGTCGATCCGGTGGTGGCGGTGGTGGCCATGGTGCAGGCCATGCAGACGATCATCCCGCGCAACGTCCACGCGCTTGAGGAAGCGGTGATCTCGGTTACCCAGATCCACGCGGGCACGGCCAGCAACATCATCCCGGAAACCGCATGGTTCTGCGCGACGATCCGCGCCTTCTCGCCCGATGTCCGGGCGCTGCTGAAACGCCGGGTGCAGGAGATTGTCGCCGGACATGCCGCGGCCTTCGGCGTCACCGCCGATCTGGACTATGACTGGGGCTATCCCGCCACGGTGAACGATGCGGCCGAGGCCGATTTCGCCGCCGCCGCTGCCGCCGATGTGGTGGGCGAGGCGCAGGTAAACGCCAGCGCCCCGCGCGAGATGGGGTCCGAGGATTTCAGCTACATGCTCGAAGCGCGGCCGGGCGCCTATCTGTTCCTCGGCACCGGGCCGGGGGCGGGGCTGCACCATCCGGCCTATGACTTCAACGACGAGGCCGCCCCGATCGGTGCCTCGTTCTTTGCCCGTCTGGTGGAACGGGCCCAGCCGCCCGCCTGA
- a CDS encoding multidrug effflux MFS transporter codes for MTAPQRPLGQTEFVALIAMLFATIAFSIDAMLPALPQIAAELTPAAPNRAQLIITSFVLGMGIGTFFAGPLSDSFGRKPMMVAGAALYCLGAAAAWAAPSLETVLVARLVQGLGAAGPRVVSLAMVRDLYQGRQMARVVSFAMMVFTLVPAVAPLVGSWIMAGTGWRGIFAAFLVFSLISMLWLQLRQPETLPSERRRPLAAGPLRAALVEVMSRRVIVLAIAVQALCFGALFATLSSTQQIFDVTFGRAAEFPLWFALIALVAGTSSLLNAVLVVRLGMRRLVTVTLAVQAVVSFAMAVGAHAGTWPPGLAFPVYLAWTIGVFFMAGMTMGNLTALALEPVGHIAGMAASAVGAIATVAGAALAIPLGLAFDGTLVPLAAGVAALAGSGLLLMLRMPPPAAA; via the coding sequence ATGACCGCGCCGCAACGCCCGCTTGGCCAGACCGAATTCGTGGCCCTGATCGCGATGCTGTTCGCGACCATCGCCTTTTCCATCGATGCCATGCTGCCCGCCCTGCCGCAGATCGCGGCCGAACTGACACCGGCCGCGCCGAACCGTGCGCAACTGATCATCACAAGCTTCGTGCTGGGCATGGGAATCGGCACGTTCTTTGCCGGGCCGCTGTCGGACAGTTTCGGACGCAAGCCGATGATGGTGGCGGGGGCGGCGCTGTATTGCCTGGGCGCGGCGGCGGCCTGGGCGGCGCCGTCGCTGGAAACCGTTCTGGTGGCACGTCTGGTGCAGGGCCTGGGCGCAGCGGGGCCGCGCGTGGTGTCGCTGGCCATGGTGCGCGATCTCTATCAGGGGCGGCAGATGGCGCGGGTGGTCAGCTTTGCCATGATGGTCTTCACGCTGGTGCCCGCCGTTGCCCCGCTCGTCGGTTCCTGGATCATGGCGGGGACCGGCTGGCGCGGCATCTTCGCGGCCTTCCTGGTGTTCTCGCTGATCTCGATGCTGTGGCTGCAGTTACGCCAGCCCGAGACCCTGCCGTCCGAACGCCGCCGTCCCCTGGCCGCAGGCCCGCTGCGTGCCGCGCTGGTCGAGGTCATGTCGCGCCGGGTGATCGTGCTCGCCATCGCGGTGCAGGCGCTGTGCTTCGGCGCGTTGTTCGCAACGCTGTCGTCGACCCAGCAGATCTTCGATGTGACCTTCGGTCGGGCGGCCGAGTTTCCTCTGTGGTTCGCGCTGATCGCCCTTGTGGCGGGCACCTCCAGCCTGTTGAACGCGGTGCTTGTGGTGCGGCTGGGGATGCGGCGGCTGGTGACGGTCACGCTTGCGGTGCAGGCGGTCGTGTCCTTCGCGATGGCGGTCGGCGCGCATGCGGGCACCTGGCCACCGGGCCTTGCCTTTCCGGTCTATCTGGCCTGGACCATCGGGGTGTTCTTCATGGCGGGCATGACGATGGGCAACCTGACCGCGCTGGCGCTGGAACCGGTGGGCCACATCGCGGGCATGGCGGCATCGGCGGTGGGCGCGATCGCCACAGTCGCGGGCGCGGCCCTGGCCATTCCGCTGGGCCTGGCCTTTGACGGCACGCTCGTGCCGCTGGCGGCGGGGGTGGCGGCGCTGGCCGGGTCGGGGCTTCTGCTGATGCTGCGGATGCCGCCGCCGGCTGCGGCCTGA
- a CDS encoding patatin-like phospholipase family protein, producing MADGPRFDGGGGLRAVTAVRITLALQGGGAHGAFTWGVLDRLLEEDGIEIAGISGTSAGALNGAALKAGMIEGGRAGARASLDALWRQVARVGDLRMSSWLRPAFPFAAAVTEAWEAMVPVSPQGIAAQVFSPYNLGPAWRNPLEPVVRRLDFSKVCADTGPAFYVSATNVRTGKIRVFEGQEITAQALMASACIPTVFQAVEIDGEAYWDGGYAGNPALFPLYAPALPDDMVIVQVNPLRREDVPQTPAEIQNRINEISFNAPLLRDLRAIAFVKRLLAQGVISPGAMKDVRVHMIADDALMQSMTAATKLLPSPWFLFRLKRAGRAAATAFLRDHGASLGRQGSVDLAALYN from the coding sequence ATGGCGGATGGACCGCGCTTTGATGGCGGCGGCGGGTTGCGCGCGGTGACGGCCGTCCGCATCACCCTGGCCCTGCAGGGCGGTGGCGCGCACGGCGCCTTCACCTGGGGCGTGCTCGACCGCCTGCTGGAAGAGGACGGGATCGAGATCGCGGGTATCTCCGGCACCTCTGCCGGTGCCCTGAACGGGGCCGCGCTCAAGGCCGGGATGATCGAGGGTGGCCGTGCGGGTGCGCGTGCCAGTCTCGATGCGCTCTGGCGGCAGGTGGCCCGGGTGGGCGACCTGCGGATGTCGTCGTGGCTGCGGCCCGCCTTTCCCTTCGCCGCCGCCGTGACCGAGGCGTGGGAGGCGATGGTGCCGGTCTCGCCCCAGGGGATCGCGGCGCAGGTGTTCTCGCCCTACAACCTTGGCCCGGCATGGAGGAACCCGCTGGAACCCGTGGTGCGGCGGCTCGATTTCTCCAAGGTCTGTGCCGACACCGGCCCCGCCTTCTACGTCTCGGCCACCAACGTCCGGACCGGCAAGATCCGCGTCTTCGAGGGTCAGGAGATCACGGCACAGGCCCTGATGGCCTCGGCCTGCATCCCCACAGTGTTCCAGGCGGTCGAGATCGACGGAGAGGCCTATTGGGATGGCGGCTATGCCGGCAATCCCGCGCTGTTCCCGCTCTATGCCCCCGCGCTTCCCGACGACATGGTGATCGTGCAGGTCAATCCGCTGCGGCGCGAGGATGTGCCCCAGACCCCGGCCGAGATCCAGAACCGCATCAACGAGATTTCCTTCAACGCACCGCTGCTGCGCGACCTGCGCGCCATCGCGTTCGTCAAGCGCCTGCTGGCGCAGGGCGTCATCTCGCCGGGGGCGATGAAGGACGTGCGCGTCCACATGATCGCCGATGACGCGCTGATGCAGTCGATGACCGCCGCCACCAAGCTGCTGCCCTCGCCCTGGTTCCTGTTCCGGCTGAAACGCGCGGGCCGCGCCGCGGCCACTGCCTTTCTGCGCGACCATGGCGCCAGTCTGGGGCGGCAGGGGTCCGTCGACCTCGCGGCGCTCTACAACTGA
- a CDS encoding DUF922 domain-containing protein, protein MASKLTVKVDTPKVTPYKVSGKTLEEIWNDIQKKGPKDGGKARAGYTTAPVDTPNSYKFDEEQDTKAKVKDGEAWIVTAKGGEIKVSPVIQMPELTDDKDLSDEDKKAWATFVKGVRDHEDEHVAATKAEAEAVAKEIGEIAGKGTGKDKKAAVKAATADWVKQFKAAFDGGKLDKRMKKVNSDLDTSGHGPVLKFTKSK, encoded by the coding sequence ATGGCCAGCAAGCTTACGGTGAAGGTCGATACCCCGAAAGTCACGCCCTACAAGGTGTCGGGAAAGACGCTTGAGGAAATCTGGAACGATATCCAGAAGAAGGGTCCAAAGGACGGCGGCAAGGCCCGCGCCGGTTACACGACGGCGCCCGTCGACACCCCCAACAGCTACAAGTTCGACGAGGAGCAGGACACCAAGGCCAAGGTCAAGGATGGCGAGGCCTGGATCGTCACCGCGAAGGGCGGCGAGATCAAGGTGTCACCGGTGATCCAGATGCCCGAGCTGACCGACGACAAGGACCTGAGTGACGAGGACAAGAAGGCCTGGGCCACCTTCGTCAAGGGGGTGCGGGACCACGAGGACGAACATGTCGCGGCCACCAAGGCCGAGGCCGAGGCTGTGGCCAAGGAGATCGGCGAGATCGCGGGCAAGGGCACCGGCAAGGACAAGAAGGCCGCCGTCAAGGCGGCGACGGCCGACTGGGTGAAGCAGTTCAAGGCCGCTTTCGACGGTGGCAAGCTGGACAAGCGGATGAAGAAGGTGAACAGCGACCTCGACACCAGCGGTCACGGGCCGGTGCTGAAATTCACCAAGTCGAAATAG
- a CDS encoding 3-hydroxybutyrate dehydrogenase, translating into MSLRGKRAVVTGSNSGIGLGIARELARAGADVVVNSFTDRAEDHALAADMAAEFGVSVTYIPADMANGDACRALVERAGGCDILVNNAGIQHVAAIDEFPVAKWDAIIAINLSSAFHTTAAALPGMKARGWGRIVNIASAHGLTASPFKSAYIAAKHGVVGLTKTTALEVAGQGITANAICPGYVLTPLVEAQIPDQMKVHGMDRDTVIREVMLTRQPSRQFATTEQIGGTTVFLCSPAADQITGTTISVDGGWTAL; encoded by the coding sequence ATGAGCCTGAGGGGCAAGCGCGCGGTCGTCACCGGATCGAATTCCGGCATTGGTCTTGGCATCGCGCGGGAACTGGCGCGGGCCGGTGCGGATGTGGTGGTCAACTCCTTCACCGACCGGGCCGAGGATCACGCGCTGGCGGCCGACATGGCGGCCGAATTCGGTGTATCTGTCACCTACATCCCCGCCGACATGGCGAATGGTGATGCCTGCCGCGCCCTCGTCGAGAGGGCGGGCGGCTGCGACATCCTGGTGAACAACGCGGGCATCCAGCATGTCGCCGCGATCGACGAATTCCCCGTGGCGAAATGGGATGCGATCATCGCGATCAACCTGTCCTCGGCCTTTCACACGACGGCCGCCGCCCTGCCCGGGATGAAGGCGCGCGGCTGGGGTCGCATCGTCAACATCGCCTCGGCCCACGGCCTGACCGCCAGCCCCTTCAAGTCGGCCTATATCGCGGCCAAGCACGGGGTGGTCGGGCTGACCAAGACCACCGCGCTTGAGGTGGCGGGGCAGGGCATCACCGCCAACGCCATCTGTCCGGGCTACGTGCTGACGCCGCTGGTCGAGGCGCAGATTCCCGACCAGATGAAGGTTCACGGCATGGACCGCGATACCGTGATCCGCGAGGTCATGCTGACCCGCCAGCCGTCCCGCCAGTTCGCCACCACCGAACAGATCGGCGGCACGACCGTGTTCCTGTGCTCGCCCGCCGCCGACCAGATCACCGGCACCACGATCAGCGTGGATGGCGGATGGACCGCGCTTTGA
- a CDS encoding DsbA family oxidoreductase, which produces MTPATLPDATRVRLDIFSDPVCPWCMIGKANLDRALESRPDHPFAVEWHPFQLNPDMPKEGTDRRAYLEAKFGGRDRAVQIYARVAQAAEAAGVPIDFERMERTPNTLDAHRLIHWAGLEGRQTAIAAALFRAYFREGRDIGDAATLAAIAGEAGMDATVVTRLLASDADADDIAARDADARRRGVSAVPTFLIARQYVVSGAQPVAFWQQVIDELAAQANPPT; this is translated from the coding sequence ATGACCCCCGCCACGCTTCCCGATGCCACCCGCGTGCGGCTGGATATCTTTTCCGATCCGGTCTGCCCCTGGTGCATGATCGGCAAGGCGAACCTTGACCGCGCCCTGGAATCGCGCCCGGACCATCCCTTCGCGGTGGAATGGCATCCGTTCCAGCTGAACCCCGACATGCCGAAGGAAGGCACCGACCGCCGCGCCTATCTTGAGGCGAAGTTCGGTGGCCGGGACCGCGCCGTCCAGATCTATGCCCGCGTCGCGCAGGCGGCCGAGGCGGCGGGCGTGCCCATCGACTTCGAACGGATGGAGCGCACGCCGAACACGCTGGACGCGCACCGCCTGATCCACTGGGCGGGTCTGGAAGGGCGGCAGACAGCCATCGCGGCCGCGCTGTTCCGCGCCTATTTCCGCGAAGGCCGCGACATCGGCGACGCCGCGACACTGGCCGCCATCGCGGGCGAGGCGGGCATGGATGCCACCGTGGTGACGCGACTTCTGGCCAGCGACGCGGATGCCGACGACATTGCCGCGCGCGATGCCGACGCGCGGCGCCGCGGTGTCAGCGCGGTGCCGACTTTCCTGATCGCGCGGCAATATGTGGTGTCGGGGGCGCAACCGGTCGCATTCTGGCAGCAGGTCATCGACGAACTTGCCGCGCAGGCCAACCCGCCGACCTGA
- a CDS encoding Fe(3+) ABC transporter substrate-binding protein, translated as MNLRLPLLAVALGSTALPAVAQEINVYSHRQPELIQPLVDAFTAETGVKVNVAFVDKGMAERLVAEGDRSPADLVLTVDIARLMQVVDAGVIQPVQSDVLEANIPAELRDEGDQWFGLTARARIVYAHKERVADGEVTTYEDLADAKWKGRICTRSGTNDYNVALLGAVVAHHGEEAAKAWAEGLKSNLARKPAGGDRDQVKAIWAGECDIAIGNTYYMGQMLADAEQTEWANSVRIVFPTFANGGTHLNVSGVAMTKAAPNKDEALKFMEWLSGDTAQKIYAETNHEFPVKPGVERSDLVKSWGDFTADTLGLTEVARQRPVALKIMEEIAFDS; from the coding sequence ATGAACCTGCGTCTTCCCCTGCTCGCCGTCGCGCTTGGCAGCACCGCCCTTCCGGCAGTTGCGCAAGAGATCAACGTCTACTCGCACCGCCAGCCCGAACTGATCCAGCCGCTGGTCGATGCCTTCACCGCGGAGACCGGCGTCAAGGTCAACGTCGCCTTCGTCGACAAGGGCATGGCCGAGCGTCTGGTGGCCGAAGGCGACCGCAGCCCGGCGGACCTGGTGCTGACGGTCGACATCGCGCGGCTGATGCAGGTGGTCGATGCGGGCGTCATCCAGCCCGTGCAGTCGGACGTGCTGGAGGCGAACATCCCCGCGGAGCTGCGCGACGAGGGCGACCAGTGGTTCGGCCTGACGGCGCGTGCGCGCATCGTCTATGCCCACAAGGAGCGGGTGGCCGACGGCGAGGTGACAACCTACGAGGATCTGGCCGACGCCAAGTGGAAGGGCCGCATCTGCACCCGGTCGGGCACCAATGACTACAACGTGGCGCTGCTGGGCGCGGTCGTGGCCCATCACGGCGAAGAGGCCGCGAAGGCCTGGGCCGAGGGACTGAAGTCCAATCTGGCCCGCAAGCCCGCCGGTGGCGACCGCGATCAGGTCAAGGCGATCTGGGCGGGCGAATGCGACATCGCCATCGGCAACACCTACTACATGGGCCAGATGCTGGCCGATGCCGAACAGACCGAATGGGCCAACTCGGTTCGCATCGTGTTCCCGACCTTCGCCAACGGCGGCACCCACCTGAACGTCTCGGGCGTCGCCATGACCAAGGCCGCGCCGAACAAGGACGAGGCGCTGAAGTTCATGGAATGGCTGTCCGGCGACACGGCGCAGAAGATATATGCCGAAACCAACCACGAATTCCCGGTCAAGCCGGGGGTCGAACGGTCGGACCTGGTCAAGAGCTGGGGGGACTTCACCGCTGACACCCTCGGCCTGACCGAGGTCGCCAGGCAGCGCCCCGTCGCGCTGAAGATCATGGAAGAAATCGCCTTCGACAGCTGA